From one Mobula hypostoma chromosome 28, sMobHyp1.1, whole genome shotgun sequence genomic stretch:
- the LOC134339058 gene encoding zinc finger protein 239-like, translated as MPRAAGGDCQMETCGDDSVDNLEDSAAEEDEESPNADNKPSALLNQWPPLEEGGGRGPSERPLSSSPPAARRTYICPECGRPFTKYSNFKQHLRVHSGEKPFACGGCGKAFNLRSNLHRHQRTHTGERPYPCPQCGRAFGERSSLRRHQRTHTGERPHACPLCGRCFGQTSVLRAHMRAHTGERPHACPVCGRRFGQPSALRAHQRAHTGERPFSCPECGRPFRHASSLAQHRRAHAGLRPHRCIDCGRAFGKSSTLAQHRATHAGLRPHACPECGRCFGRPSALARHQRLHSWRGERACGDCGQHFADPEGFHGHQCSLARGDV; from the exons aCTGCCAGATGGAGACGTGTGGCGATGACTCAGTGGACAATTTG GAGGACTCTgcagcagaggaggatgaggagtCACCTAACGCTGACAACAAGCCATCTGCCCTCCTGAACCAGTGGCCCCCgctggaggaggggggagggagggggcccAGTGAGAGGCCCCTCTCGTCCTCACCACCCGCCGCCCGCCGGACCTACATCTGTCCCGAATGCGGCCGCCCTTTCACCAAGTACTCCAACTTCAAGCAGCACTTACGGGTGCACTCCGGGGAGAAGCCATTCGCCTGCGGGGGCTGCGGCAAGGCGTTCAACCTGCGCTCGAATCTCCATCGACATCAGCGTACCCACACAGGCGAGCGGCCCTATCCCTGCCCGCAGTGCGGCCGGGCCTTTGGAGAGCGTTCCAGCCTGCGCCGCCACCAGCGGACTCACACTGGGGAGCGGCCGCACGCCTGCCCACTGTGCGGACGTTGCTTCGGACAGACCTCGGTGCTCCGAGCCCATATGCGGGCCCACACAGGTGAGAGACCACACGCCTGCCCGGTCTGCGGCCGCCGCTTCGGACAGCCATCGGCTCTGCGGGCACACCAGCGGGCACATACCGGTGAGCGTCCGTTCTCCTGTCCTGAGTGCGGACGCCCCTTCCGCCACGCCTCCAGCCTGGCGCAGCACAGGCGGGCCCACGCTGGACTGCGGCCCCACCGCTGCATTGACTGTGGCCGGGCCTTCGGCAAGTCGTCCACGCTCGCCCAGCACCGGGCCACGCACGCCGGCCTGCGGCCTCACGCCTGCCCCGAGTGTGGCCGCTGCTTTGGGCGGCCTTCTGCCCTGGCCCGCCACCAACGCCTCCACTCCTGGCGGGGAGAGAGGGCCTGCGGGGACTGCGGACAACACTTTGCTGACCCTGAGGGATTCCATGGCCACCAATGCTCTCTGGCCAGGGGCGATGTATGA